Genomic DNA from Hymenobacter jejuensis:
AATGTATGCATACATCGACCGGAAAAAGAAGTTTCCGGTGACCACGCTTCTTCGGGCAATCGGTTACGGCACGGATAAAGACATTCTCGACTTGTTCGGATTGTCTGAGGAAGTAAAGGCTGAGAAAAAAGCTCTGAAGAAGGCAGTAGGCCGCAAGCTGGCTGCCCGGGTTCTGCGCACTTGGACAGAAGATTTCGTGGATGAGGATACCGGTGAGGTGGTATCTATTGATCGTAACGAAGTACTGCTAGAGCGTGACTCGACTATTGAGGAGGAAGATATCGACACTATTCTGAATGCGGGTGCCAAGTCGGTAATCCTTCATCGTGAAAACGTGAATATTGCTGACTTCGCAATCATTTATAACACACTTCAGAAGGACAACTCTAACTCGGAGAAAGAAGCCGTTGAGCAAATCTATCGTCAGCTCCGCAACACGGAAGCCCCTGATGAAGAAACTGCTCGTGACATCATCCAAAAGCTGTTTTTCTCGGATAAGCGCTACGACCTTGGTGACGTAGGCCGCTACCGGATCAATAAGAAGCTGGGCCTTGATAAGAACTGGGATGCGCGCGTTCTAACGAACGAAGACATCGTGCTGATTGTCAAGTACTTAATCGGTTTGATAAATTCCAAGGCGGTAGTCGATGATATTGACCACTTGTCGAATCGCCGGGTACGCACGGTGGGGGAGCAACTTTACGCCCAATTTGGTGTAGGTCTGGCCCGTATGGCGCGTACTATCAAGGAGCGCATGAACGTGCGTGATAACGAGGACTTTAAGCCTGTTGACTTGATCAACGCGCGTACGCTGTCGTCGGTAATCAACTCGTTCTTCGGCACTAATCAGCTTTCCCAGTTCATGGACCAGACTAACCCGCTGGCTGAGGTGACGCATAAGCGTCGCGTATCGGCACTGGGGCCAGGAGGTCTGTCGCGTGAGCGTGCGGGTTTCGAAGTACGTGACGTTCATTACACGCACTATGGTCGTCTTTGCACGATCGAAACACCGGAAGGACCCAATATCGGTCTGATTTCGTCGCTGTGCGTGCATGCTCGTGTCAATTCGATGGGATTCATCGAAACTCCTTACCGTGCTGTAGAGAACGGCAAAGTTGACGTTAGCGAGAACGTAAAATATCTGACTGCTGAAGAGGAAGATACCCACCACATTGCACAGGCCAACGCCCGTATTGATGATGAGGGTAACTTCATTAACGATTTGGTGAAAGGACGTTTTGAAGGTGACTTCCCGGTTGTAGAACCGCAGGAGTATACCTATATGGACGTTGCCCCAAACCAGATTGTATCGGTAGCTGCTTCACTGATTCCATTCTTGGAACATGATGACGCCAACCGTGCGCTGATGGGATCGAACATGCAACGCCAAGCAGTGCCGCTGTTGAAGCCACAAGCTCCAATCGTGGGTACTGGTCTGGAGGGTCGTACTGCAATTGACTCACGTGCACTGGTAGTAGCCGAAGGCTCAGGTACTATCGATTATGTTGATGCTAATAAGATCATCGTTAAGTACGATCTTACGGAAGACGACATCTTAGTGAGCTTCGATGCTGAACGGGTTTCTTACGACCTGATCAAATTCCGTCGGACTAACCAAGATACCTGCATCAACCTGACTCCGATTGTAAAACGCGGTCAGCGCGTGGAGAAGGGCCAACCGCTATGCGAAGGCTACGGCACGAACAACGGTGAGCTGGCTTTGGGTCGTAACATGCAAGTGGCATTTATGCCATGGCAGGGTTACAACTTCGAGGATGCTATCGTGATCTCGGAGCGTGTAGTTCGTGATGACATCTTCACTTCGATTCACATCGAAGAATTTGAGTTGGAAGTTCGCGAAACCAAGCGTGGCGAAGAAGAACTGACGTCGGAGATTCCGAACGTGAGCGAAGAAGCTGTTCGGAATCTCGACGACAACGGTATCATCCGTTTAGGCGCTGAAGTTCGCGAAGGTGATATTCTTATCGGTAAGATTACGCCGAAAGGTGAAACTGATCCGACTCCAGAAGAGAAGCTACTCCGCGCCATCTTTGGTGACAAAGCCGGCGATGTGAAGGATGCCTCGCTT
This window encodes:
- the rpoB gene encoding DNA-directed RNA polymerase subunit beta, which codes for MQKLQAADERINFAKIKKVIEYPDFLDVQVRSFMDFFQLETAAENRTDEGLFKVFAENFPISDSRENFVLTFIDYHVDPPKYSVDECIDRGLTYSVPLKAKLRLVCNDTDNEDFETIEQEVFLGNIPYMTEKGSFVINGAERVIVSQLHRSPGVFFAQSKHTNGTKLYSARIIPFKGSWIEFATDVNNVMYAYIDRKKKFPVTTLLRAIGYGTDKDILDLFGLSEEVKAEKKALKKAVGRKLAARVLRTWTEDFVDEDTGEVVSIDRNEVLLERDSTIEEEDIDTILNAGAKSVILHRENVNIADFAIIYNTLQKDNSNSEKEAVEQIYRQLRNTEAPDEETARDIIQKLFFSDKRYDLGDVGRYRINKKLGLDKNWDARVLTNEDIVLIVKYLIGLINSKAVVDDIDHLSNRRVRTVGEQLYAQFGVGLARMARTIKERMNVRDNEDFKPVDLINARTLSSVINSFFGTNQLSQFMDQTNPLAEVTHKRRVSALGPGGLSRERAGFEVRDVHYTHYGRLCTIETPEGPNIGLISSLCVHARVNSMGFIETPYRAVENGKVDVSENVKYLTAEEEDTHHIAQANARIDDEGNFINDLVKGRFEGDFPVVEPQEYTYMDVAPNQIVSVAASLIPFLEHDDANRALMGSNMQRQAVPLLKPQAPIVGTGLEGRTAIDSRALVVAEGSGTIDYVDANKIIVKYDLTEDDILVSFDAERVSYDLIKFRRTNQDTCINLTPIVKRGQRVEKGQPLCEGYGTNNGELALGRNMQVAFMPWQGYNFEDAIVISERVVRDDIFTSIHIEEFELEVRETKRGEEELTSEIPNVSEEAVRNLDDNGIIRLGAEVREGDILIGKITPKGETDPTPEEKLLRAIFGDKAGDVKDASLKAPPSLNGVVIGTKLFSRPKKDKNLRAKSKKEVEELKDRYAQELRGVKSVMVDKLVQLLEGKTSQGIKHKFGDEILSKGVKFGKKNIAEALFPEKNPYKDESNYAVPEEVNMFKDLMLDNWTADDKVNGMVTQLVKNYTKRRNTITARFKRDRFTLEVGDELPAGIVQLAKVYIAKKRKLKVGDKMAGRHGNKGVVARIVRDEDMPFLPDGTPMDIVLNPLGVPSRMNIGQIYETVLGWAGLKLGRTYATPIFDGATEEEVSRELTEAGLPTFGRAYLHDGLTGQRFDQPVTVGVIYMLKLGHLVDDKMHARSIGPYSLITQQPLGGKAQFGGQRFGEMEVWALEAFGASNVLQEILTVKSDDVIGRAKAYEAIVKGDVLPKPNIPESFNVLIHELRGLALEITLD